One Solanum lycopersicum chromosome 2, SLM_r2.1 genomic region harbors:
- the LOC101261981 gene encoding putative glutamine amidotransferase GAT1_2.1 encodes MAVEELSVVLPRVLIVSRRTVRKNKFVDFVGEYHLDLIVSYGAVPVIVPRVSGVHLLLDSFEPIHGVLLCEGEDIDPSLYNDELSDLSVEELEEIRRLHASDTAIDKEKDTIELRLAKLCLERNIPYLGICRGSQVLNVACGGTLIQDIGKEISKNLPENQRVVHMDYDNYDGHRHVIQVVEETPLHHWFKDSLEDEKMEISVNSYHHQGVKKLAQRFVPMAFAPDGLIEGFYDPDAYNPVEGKFIMGLQFHPERMRQEDSDEFDYPGCTFAYQEFVKAVVAYQKKLLSTTTIEKPLKLNQEMEKKRKIIVRSFSLARDLYEKGCTFQSSKTSDLDVGAEFLESNTALSLQQETRLKQMGATVRNASSYLQRLKMNEEKERLGRKVMGKMSVEQLSDLKTFYNMMGQICSEVLERKLQDLMTLDEEF; translated from the exons ATGGCTGTCGAGGAACTCTCGGTTGTTCTCCCCCGCGTGCTCATTGTCTCTAGACGTACCGTTCGTAAGAAcaaatttgttgattttgttg gAGAATATCATCTCGATCTTATAGTAAGCTATGGAGCTGTTCCGGTGATTGTACCCAGAGTTTCCGGGGTACATTTGTTATTAGACAGTTTTGAACCAATTCATGGTGTTCTTCTCTGTGAAGGAGAGGATATCGATCCTTCTCTGTACAACGATGAACTATCCGATCTCTCCGTAGAAGAATTGGAAGAAATTAGGAGATTGCACGCTAGCGACACTGCAATTGACAAGGAAAAAGACACAATTGAACTCAGATTGGCTAAGCTCTGTCTAGAAAGGAACATTCCCTATTTGGGAATATGCAGGGGTTCACAGGTACTGAATGTTGCATGTGGGGGAACTCTTATACAAGACATTGGAAAAGAAATATCGAAAAACCTTCCTGAGAATCAGAGGGTAGTTCATATGGATTACGATAACTATGATGGTCATAGACATGTTATACAAGTTGTCGAGGAAACGCCATTGCACCATTGGTTCAAGGACTCGTTGGAAGACGAAAAAATGGAGATTTCAGTCAATAGTTATCATCATCAAGGAGTTAAAAAATTGGCTCAGAGATTTGTTCCTATGGCATTTGCCCCTGATGGTTTAATTGAAGGATTCTATGATCCAGATGCTTATAATCCTGTTGAGGGTAAGTTTATTATGGGACTTCAATTTCATCCGGAACGAATGAGACAAGAAGATAGTGATGAATTTGATTATCCTGGATGTACATTTGCTTATCAG GAGTTTGTGAAGGCTGTAGTTGCATATCAGAAAAAACTGTTAAGCACAACCACAATCGAAAAGCCATTGAAGCTTAATCaagaaatggagaagaagaggaaaattaTAGTTAGAAGTTTTTCCCTTGCTAGAGATTTATACGAAAAAGGCTGTACATTTCAGTCATCTAAAACTTCAGACTTAGATGTAGGAGCAGAATTCCTCGAG TCAAATACAGCATTGAGTTTGCAACAAGAGACAAGATTAAAGCAAATGGGAGCAACAGTAAGGAATGCATCATCTTATTTGCAGAGATTAAAGATGAATGAAGAGAAAGAAAGGTTGGGAAGGAAAGTAATGGGGAAAATGTCGGTGGAACAGCTATCTGATCTAAAAACATTTTACAATATGATGGGACAGATATGTTCTGAAGTTTTAGAGAGAAAATTACAGGATCTCATGACTCTTGATGAGGAATTTTGA
- the LOC101262274 gene encoding LEAF RUST 10 DISEASE-RESISTANCEUS RECEPTOR-LIKE PROTEIN KINASE-like 1.2 isoform X4, which translates to MHPYFLLFTSTIFILIYIPGSFCQDDEQYRSCGEPFRCGSMDIVYPFWGGRKPEYCGHPSFEIKCENNIPKITIESTGYEVIGINTPNRIVTLARDDLLSNICLDNPENASFDLNTFSYLSSDLNITLYFGCTLRPGSQLPASSPNRFNCNSNIFGIYTLINVPFDLSLVTCQEEIIVRVNQTNAVALASPTASVEVLKRAIAGGFSVNWTATIDSKCNQCDRSGGRCGSNPDSGDFACHCENGTHPNDCNDGPNQAGDTGKKNHTPLAVGLGVGGAVLAGIGVGWLVFFCRQKRKRIASQASPVQTESKDLPILSSSNGLSSSSTPSSTTFTRSIPSYPSSKSEADYGRGSSYFGAHVFSFAELEEATNNFDPSKELGDGGFGVVYYGKLHDGRVVAVKRLYENNFKRVEQFMNEVEILTQLRHKNLVTLYGCTSKRSRDLLLVYEYIPNGTVADHLHGKRAKSGLLSWPVRMNIAIETAEALAYLHSSIIIHRDVKTNNILLDNDFHVKVADFGLSRLFPNNVTHVSTAPQGTPGYVDPEYYQCYQLTEKSDVYSFGVVLVELISSLEAVDTNRHRHDINLSNMAVNKIQGHSIHELVDPTLGFSTNSSVRRMTTLVAELAFRCLQQERDLRPSMQEVLETLRGIQNGESKAHNAEVLDIVVDDAGLLKDSLSSPDSVAADK; encoded by the exons ATGCATCCTTATTTTTTGCTCTTCACTTCCACAATATTTATCTTGATCTATATACCGGGGTCTTTCTGTCAAGATGACGAACAATACAGGAGTTGTGGTGAGCCGTTTCGCTGCGGCAGCATGGATATAGTTTACCCTTTTTGGGGAGGGAGAAAACCAGAGTATTGTGGTCATCCAAGTTTTGAGATCAAGTGCGAAAATAACATCCCCAAAATTACTATTGAATCAACAGGATACGAAGTGATAGGTATCAACACCCCTAATAGAATTGTAACCCTGGCTCGCGATGATTTACTGAGTAATATTTGTTTGGATAATCCTGAGAATGCCTCCTTTGATTTAAACACTTTCAGCTATCTTTCGAGTGACCTGAATATTACTCTTTATTTCGGCTGCACCCTCCGCCCTGGTTCGCAATTACCAGCTTCGTCTCCAAATAGATTCAATTGCAATAGCAATATATTTGGTATATATACGCTGATCAACGTTCCCTTCGACCTTAGTCTGGTAACATGCCAGGAAGAAATAATAGTTAGGGTCAATCAAACGAATGCTGTGGCATTAGCCAGTCCTACAGCTTCCGTGGAAGTTCTGAAAAGAGCCATTGCTGGCGGGTTTTCAGTAAACTGGACGGCAACTATTGATTCAAAGTGCAACCAATGCGATAGGTCAGGTGGAAGATGTGGATCCAATCCAGATTCTGGAGACTTTGCTTGCCATTGTGAAAATGGTACTCATCCAAACGACTGCAACGACGGACCAAACCAAGCCGGCG ATACTGGAAAGAAAAATCATACGCCACTTGCAGTAG GCCTTGGCGTAGGAGGTGCTGTACTTGCCGGCATTGGTGTTGGGTGGCTAGTCTTCTTCTGCAGACAAAAGAGAAAGCGGATTGCATCACAGGCTTCACCTGTCCAAACCGAAAGCAAGGATCTTCCAATTTTGAGTTCAAGCAACGGCCTGAGTTCCTCTTCTACTCCTTCTTCTACCACTTTCACCAGAAGCATTCCCTCTTATCCATCTTCCAAATCTGAAGCTGATTACGGGAGGGGAAGCTCCTACTTTGGGGCTCATGTCTTCAGTTTTGCTGAACTTGAAGAAGCGACGAATAATTTTGATCCATCTAAAGAGCTTGGGGATGGTGGTTTTGGTGTCGTGTACTACG GCAAGCTCCATGATGGTCGCGTGGTTGCAGTCAAGCGCTTGTATGAGAACAATTTCAAGCGTGTGGAGCAGTTCATGAATGAAGTAGAGATTTTAACTCAGCTACGCCACAAGAACCTAGTGACGTTGTATGGGTGTACATCTAAACGAAGCCGAGATTTACTCCTAGTTTATGAGTATATACCAAATGGGACAGTGGCAGATCATCTACATGGTAAACGGGCCAAATCTGGCTTACTCTCTTGGCCTGTCCGAATGAACATAGCCATTGAGACTGCTGAAGCCCTGGCTTATCTCCACTCCTCAATTATAATACACCGTGACGTCAAAACCAACAACATTCTGTTAGACAACGATTTCCATGTGAAAGTTGCTGATTTTGGGCTATCAAGACTGTTCCCAAATAATGTCACACATGTCTCTACTGCTCCACAGGGTACACCAGGCTACGTTGATCCTGAATACTACCAATGTTACCAGCTCACTGAAAAGAGTGATGTCTATAGTTTTGGGGTGGTGTTGGTAGAGCTGATCTCATCATTAGAAGCTGTGGATACCAACAGGCACCGCCATGATATTAATTTGTCTAATATGGCTGTCAACAAGATCCAAGGTCATTCAATTCATGAATTAGTTGATCCAACTCTTGGATTCTCAACAAACAGCTCCGTGAGGAGGATGACTACATTAGTCGCAGAGTTAGCTTTCCGATGTCTGCAACAAGAGAGAGATCTGAGACCTTCAATGCAAGAAGTGCTGGAGACATTGAGAGGCATCCAGAATGGAGAGTCGAAAGCACACAATGCTGAGGTACTGGATATTGTGGTAGATGATGCTGGGCTCCTAAAGGACTCCCTTTCTTCTCCGGATTCAGTTGCCGCTGACAAATGA
- the LOC101262274 gene encoding LEAF RUST 10 DISEASE-RESISTANCEUS RECEPTOR-LIKE PROTEIN KINASE-like 1.4 isoform X3 — protein MEGFFSFQTLACTLLFFIIIHLPPLFSDENKLFSSCGKSFNCANITEITYPFWGKDRPKECGYPGFELQCDGQGNTVIQISNVNYLVLDINLDAQIITVTRKDLGIDGICQFNSTIDNSNTFEYASSLVNVTFNYACSPWIGSFNCPINGVNHKNSFTIGGDEGAGTCHASIVVPGRKELPSGGIIRDLGDLKQLLEQGFDVKWKVDTSHCKECEKFGGRCGFDAGANEFRCFCPDDQSSSSSSSSNNACTNGLPYSGTDNSKPLSSLATPPDTGKKNHTPLAVGLGVGGAVLAGIGVGWLVFFCRQKRKRIASQASPVQTESKDLPILSSSNGLSSSSTPSSTTFTRSIPSYPSSKSEADYGRGSSYFGAHVFSFAELEEATNNFDPSKELGDGGFGVVYYGKLHDGRVVAVKRLYENNFKRVEQFMNEVEILTQLRHKNLVTLYGCTSKRSRDLLLVYEYIPNGTVADHLHGKRAKSGLLSWPVRMNIAIETAEALAYLHSSIIIHRDVKTNNILLDNDFHVKVADFGLSRLFPNNVTHVSTAPQGTPGYVDPEYYQCYQLTEKSDVYSFGVVLVELISSLEAVDTNRHRHDINLSNMAVNKIQGHSIHELVDPTLGFSTNSSVRRMTTLVAELAFRCLQQERDLRPSMQEVLETLRGIQNGESKAHNAEVLDIVVDDAGLLKDSLSSPDSVAADK, from the exons ATGGAAggctttttctcttttcaaacCCTAGCTTGCACACTACTCTTCTTCATCATAATCCATCTTCCTCCTCTATTTTCCGACGAAAACAAGTTGTTTTCTAGCTGCGGCAAGTCCTTCAACTGCGCAAATATAACTGAAATTACTTATCCTTTCTGGGGAAAGGATCGACCGAAGGAGTGCGGTTATCCTGGATTCGAGCTTCAATGCGACGGTCAGGGAAACACTGTAATACAGATATCGAACGTAAATTACCTTGTTCTGGATATTAATTTGGATGCTCAAATTATTACAGTTACTAGAAAAGATCTAGGTATAGATGGAATTTGTCAATTTAACTCTACTATAGATAATTCCAATACATTCGAGTACGCTTCGAGCTTAGTGAATGTCACGTTCAATTACGCGTGCTCGCCCTGGATCGGATCGTTCAATTGTCCGATTAATGGAGTGAATCATAAGAATAGTTTTACAATTGGAGGTGATGAGGGAGCTGGGACATGTCATGCTAGTATAGTTGTACCAGGTCGAAAGGAGTTGCCGTCTGGAGGAATAATTCGAGATTTGGGGGATTTGAAGCAGTTGCTGGAACAGGGATTTGATGTGAAATGGAAAGTGGATACTAGTCATTGTAAGGAATGTGAAAAGTTTGGGGGACGTTGTGGATTTGATGCTGGTGCTAATGAATTTAGGTGTTTCTGCCCTGATGAtcaatcttcttcttcttcgtcgtCGTCCAATAATGCCTGTACCAATGGACTTCCTTACTCTGGAACTGATAATAGTAAACCGCTTTCATCCCTGGCTACACCGCCTG ATACTGGAAAGAAAAATCATACGCCACTTGCAGTAG GCCTTGGCGTAGGAGGTGCTGTACTTGCCGGCATTGGTGTTGGGTGGCTAGTCTTCTTCTGCAGACAAAAGAGAAAGCGGATTGCATCACAGGCTTCACCTGTCCAAACCGAAAGCAAGGATCTTCCAATTTTGAGTTCAAGCAACGGCCTGAGTTCCTCTTCTACTCCTTCTTCTACCACTTTCACCAGAAGCATTCCCTCTTATCCATCTTCCAAATCTGAAGCTGATTACGGGAGGGGAAGCTCCTACTTTGGGGCTCATGTCTTCAGTTTTGCTGAACTTGAAGAAGCGACGAATAATTTTGATCCATCTAAAGAGCTTGGGGATGGTGGTTTTGGTGTCGTGTACTACG GCAAGCTCCATGATGGTCGCGTGGTTGCAGTCAAGCGCTTGTATGAGAACAATTTCAAGCGTGTGGAGCAGTTCATGAATGAAGTAGAGATTTTAACTCAGCTACGCCACAAGAACCTAGTGACGTTGTATGGGTGTACATCTAAACGAAGCCGAGATTTACTCCTAGTTTATGAGTATATACCAAATGGGACAGTGGCAGATCATCTACATGGTAAACGGGCCAAATCTGGCTTACTCTCTTGGCCTGTCCGAATGAACATAGCCATTGAGACTGCTGAAGCCCTGGCTTATCTCCACTCCTCAATTATAATACACCGTGACGTCAAAACCAACAACATTCTGTTAGACAACGATTTCCATGTGAAAGTTGCTGATTTTGGGCTATCAAGACTGTTCCCAAATAATGTCACACATGTCTCTACTGCTCCACAGGGTACACCAGGCTACGTTGATCCTGAATACTACCAATGTTACCAGCTCACTGAAAAGAGTGATGTCTATAGTTTTGGGGTGGTGTTGGTAGAGCTGATCTCATCATTAGAAGCTGTGGATACCAACAGGCACCGCCATGATATTAATTTGTCTAATATGGCTGTCAACAAGATCCAAGGTCATTCAATTCATGAATTAGTTGATCCAACTCTTGGATTCTCAACAAACAGCTCCGTGAGGAGGATGACTACATTAGTCGCAGAGTTAGCTTTCCGATGTCTGCAACAAGAGAGAGATCTGAGACCTTCAATGCAAGAAGTGCTGGAGACATTGAGAGGCATCCAGAATGGAGAGTCGAAAGCACACAATGCTGAGGTACTGGATATTGTGGTAGATGATGCTGGGCTCCTAAAGGACTCCCTTTCTTCTCCGGATTCAGTTGCCGCTGACAAATGA
- the 7k-LTP gene encoding lipid-transfer protein 7k-LTP precursor, with protein sequence MKMTKVCSFVAVMLVMILVCDQFGANEAATCSASQLSPCLGAIQGGTAPSQDCCARLKNQQPCICGFMKDPNLRQYVNSPNARKVAGQCGVSIPSC encoded by the coding sequence atgAAAATGACTAAGGTTTGTTCTTTTGTGGCAGTAATGTTGGTGATGATCCTTGTTTGTGATCAATTTGGGGCTAACGAGGCGGCGACATGCAGCGCCTCGCAGCTGAGCCCGTGTTTGGGTGCGATCCAGGGTGGGACCGCACCATCACAGGATTGTTGTGCTAGGCTTAAGAACCAGCAGCCTTGCATTTGTGGATTTATGAAGGATCCTAATTTGAGGCAATATGTTAATTCTCCAAATGCTAGGAAAGTTGCTGGACAATGTGGTGTAAGCATTCCTAGTTGTTAA
- the LOC101262274 gene encoding LEAF RUST 10 DISEASE-RESISTANCEUS RECEPTOR-LIKE PROTEIN KINASE-like 1.4 isoform X1, whose translation MNSNDIQLSVKSFFCLKCNLRLSPSSKLPLIMTDVNLQTTNNSRDDSLFVFQMTLSYPSTTTNGRGGATITITLLFATFILTTTFSFSDDNVLYPNCHLTYSCGSIRNITYPFTGVDRPDYCGLPDFKLRCVDDKHTEFTHQSLTYRVLSINQSSATMTVSRIDLWKNSCPSQFINTTFNSTVFSVDRNEDDELSLSYGCDVSALVITPQNLFNCSVDGLNSTGAFYLLGPIPSDPFLNVITCTTMVTVPMFTTVGKMLYSNEIALGEALMQGFSVKYDTPYDRRCSECKSLGGNCGFNVGLSQLICICAEMPCAFLPEDSHESSSQDTGKKNHTPLAVGLGVGGAVLAGIGVGWLVFFCRQKRKRIASQASPVQTESKDLPILSSSNGLSSSSTPSSTTFTRSIPSYPSSKSEADYGRGSSYFGAHVFSFAELEEATNNFDPSKELGDGGFGVVYYGKLHDGRVVAVKRLYENNFKRVEQFMNEVEILTQLRHKNLVTLYGCTSKRSRDLLLVYEYIPNGTVADHLHGKRAKSGLLSWPVRMNIAIETAEALAYLHSSIIIHRDVKTNNILLDNDFHVKVADFGLSRLFPNNVTHVSTAPQGTPGYVDPEYYQCYQLTEKSDVYSFGVVLVELISSLEAVDTNRHRHDINLSNMAVNKIQGHSIHELVDPTLGFSTNSSVRRMTTLVAELAFRCLQQERDLRPSMQEVLETLRGIQNGESKAHNAEVLDIVVDDAGLLKDSLSSPDSVAADK comes from the exons atGAATAGTAATGATATTCAACTTTCAGTCAAATCCTTTTTTTGTCTCAAATGTAATCTCAGATTGTCACCATCTTCCAAACTTCCTTTAATAATGACAGATGTGAATCTGCAGACTACAAATAATTCCAGAGATGATTCTCTTTTCGTATTCCAAATGACTCTCTCCTACCCTTCCACCACCACCAATGGCCGCGGCGGCGCCACCATCACAATTACTCTCTTGTTCGCCACCTTTATTCTCACGACAACCTTCTCCTTCTCTGATGACAACGTCTTATACCCCAATTGTCATCTCACTTACTCTTGTGGTTCTATCCGTAACATCACCTACCCATTTACCGGCGTCGATCGCCCTGACTACTGTGGCCTCCCGGATTTCAAACTCCGATGTGTTGACGATAAACACACCGAGTTCACTCACCAATCACTTACCTACCGTGTTCTTTCTATTAATCAGTCATCAGCGACCATGACTGTATCGAGAATCGACCTCTGGAAAAATTCCTGCCCTTCGCAATTCATCAACACCACTTTTAATTCTACCGTTTTCAGTGTCGACCGTAACGAAGACGATGAACTTTCGTTGAGCTACGGCTGCGATGTATCTGCATTGGTTATCACGCCTCAGAATTTGTTCAACTGTAGTGTAGATGGTTTGAATTCCACCGGCGCATTTTACTTACTAGGTCCAATTCCAAGTGACCCTTTTCTGAATGTCATAACTTGTACAACTATGGTCACTGTTCCGATGTTTACAACAGTGGGTAAAATGCTATATAGCAATGAGATTGCTCTTGGGGAGGCATTGATGCAGGGGTTCAGTGTGAAATATGATACCCCTTATGATAGGCGCTGTTCTGAGTGCAAGAGTCTGGGTGGGAATTGCGGATTTAATGTGGGGTTGTCTCAGTTAATTTGTATTTGTGCTGAAATGCCTTGTGCATTTCTTCCAGAAGATTCTCATGAAAGTTCCTCACAAG ATACTGGAAAGAAAAATCATACGCCACTTGCAGTAG GCCTTGGCGTAGGAGGTGCTGTACTTGCCGGCATTGGTGTTGGGTGGCTAGTCTTCTTCTGCAGACAAAAGAGAAAGCGGATTGCATCACAGGCTTCACCTGTCCAAACCGAAAGCAAGGATCTTCCAATTTTGAGTTCAAGCAACGGCCTGAGTTCCTCTTCTACTCCTTCTTCTACCACTTTCACCAGAAGCATTCCCTCTTATCCATCTTCCAAATCTGAAGCTGATTACGGGAGGGGAAGCTCCTACTTTGGGGCTCATGTCTTCAGTTTTGCTGAACTTGAAGAAGCGACGAATAATTTTGATCCATCTAAAGAGCTTGGGGATGGTGGTTTTGGTGTCGTGTACTACG GCAAGCTCCATGATGGTCGCGTGGTTGCAGTCAAGCGCTTGTATGAGAACAATTTCAAGCGTGTGGAGCAGTTCATGAATGAAGTAGAGATTTTAACTCAGCTACGCCACAAGAACCTAGTGACGTTGTATGGGTGTACATCTAAACGAAGCCGAGATTTACTCCTAGTTTATGAGTATATACCAAATGGGACAGTGGCAGATCATCTACATGGTAAACGGGCCAAATCTGGCTTACTCTCTTGGCCTGTCCGAATGAACATAGCCATTGAGACTGCTGAAGCCCTGGCTTATCTCCACTCCTCAATTATAATACACCGTGACGTCAAAACCAACAACATTCTGTTAGACAACGATTTCCATGTGAAAGTTGCTGATTTTGGGCTATCAAGACTGTTCCCAAATAATGTCACACATGTCTCTACTGCTCCACAGGGTACACCAGGCTACGTTGATCCTGAATACTACCAATGTTACCAGCTCACTGAAAAGAGTGATGTCTATAGTTTTGGGGTGGTGTTGGTAGAGCTGATCTCATCATTAGAAGCTGTGGATACCAACAGGCACCGCCATGATATTAATTTGTCTAATATGGCTGTCAACAAGATCCAAGGTCATTCAATTCATGAATTAGTTGATCCAACTCTTGGATTCTCAACAAACAGCTCCGTGAGGAGGATGACTACATTAGTCGCAGAGTTAGCTTTCCGATGTCTGCAACAAGAGAGAGATCTGAGACCTTCAATGCAAGAAGTGCTGGAGACATTGAGAGGCATCCAGAATGGAGAGTCGAAAGCACACAATGCTGAGGTACTGGATATTGTGGTAGATGATGCTGGGCTCCTAAAGGACTCCCTTTCTTCTCCGGATTCAGTTGCCGCTGACAAATGA
- the LOC101262274 gene encoding LEAF RUST 10 DISEASE-RESISTANCEUS RECEPTOR-LIKE PROTEIN KINASE-like 1.4 isoform X2: protein MNSQSFYFFSLFTLFSSLVLIHVPRGSSDPDEFYQTCGKTYTCGNIKGLSYPFMSVNDPFFCGYPGFELNCNKDGSTTMEIENIKYRVLNVLPTTQTIRILREDIMKSTCPVDLVNTTLDYSLFDYASGYTNLTFLYDCPVASHFAEMDGTFTCRNSKYHNVFVLPGAVGPGKCDASVTVPVPQMSAGNVGSLDTSGLAQVLQEGFDIRWKLESKTCSKCIQDKGRCGYDEYSKQTTCFCPGPPYASSSCPVATFGLPTYGYAPPLPISIPSPSPDTGKKNHTPLAVGLGVGGAVLAGIGVGWLVFFCRQKRKRIASQASPVQTESKDLPILSSSNGLSSSSTPSSTTFTRSIPSYPSSKSEADYGRGSSYFGAHVFSFAELEEATNNFDPSKELGDGGFGVVYYGKLHDGRVVAVKRLYENNFKRVEQFMNEVEILTQLRHKNLVTLYGCTSKRSRDLLLVYEYIPNGTVADHLHGKRAKSGLLSWPVRMNIAIETAEALAYLHSSIIIHRDVKTNNILLDNDFHVKVADFGLSRLFPNNVTHVSTAPQGTPGYVDPEYYQCYQLTEKSDVYSFGVVLVELISSLEAVDTNRHRHDINLSNMAVNKIQGHSIHELVDPTLGFSTNSSVRRMTTLVAELAFRCLQQERDLRPSMQEVLETLRGIQNGESKAHNAEVLDIVVDDAGLLKDSLSSPDSVAADK, encoded by the exons ATGAATTCTCAAAGCTTTTACTTCTTCTCTCTGTTCACTCTGTTTtcatcacttgtactaattcATGTACCTCGAGGTTCGAGTGACCCTGATGAATTTTACCAGACTTGTGGGAAAACATATACATGTGGCAATATTAAGGGATTAAGTTATCCTTTTATGAGTGTCAATGATCCTTTCTTCTGCGGCTATCCTGGTTTTGAGCTCAATTGCAATAAGGATGGTAGTACTACAATGGAAATCGAAAACATCAAGTATCGAGTTTTAAACGTACTTCCAACAACCCAAACGATAAGAATTCTGAGGGAGGATATCATGAAATCCACTTGTCCTGTTGATTTGGTTAACACCACTCTGGATTACTCCCTCTTCGATTATGCCTCTGGCTATACAAACTTGACCTTTCTATACGATTGCCCTGTTGCATCCCACTTTGCAGAAATGGATGGTACTTTCACTTGTAGAAATAGCAAATATCACAATGTTTTCGTACTACCTGGTGCTGTAGGCCCGGGGAAGTGCGATGCTAGTGTCACAGTTCCAGTGCCTCAAATGAGTGCTGGTAATGTAGGGTCATTGGATACATCAGGTCTGGCACAAGTACTACAAGAGGGGTTTGATATAAGATGGAAACTTGAAAGTAAAACCTGCAGTAAATGTATCCAAGACAAGGGAAGATGTGGATATGATGAATATTCGAAGCAAACAACTTGCTTTTGTCCTGGTCCTCCTTATGCATCTTCTTCTTGTCCAGTTGCTACTTTTGGGCTCCCTACTTATGGATACGCACCACCATTACCAATATCTATACCATCTCCATCCCCAG ATACTGGAAAGAAAAATCATACGCCACTTGCAGTAG GCCTTGGCGTAGGAGGTGCTGTACTTGCCGGCATTGGTGTTGGGTGGCTAGTCTTCTTCTGCAGACAAAAGAGAAAGCGGATTGCATCACAGGCTTCACCTGTCCAAACCGAAAGCAAGGATCTTCCAATTTTGAGTTCAAGCAACGGCCTGAGTTCCTCTTCTACTCCTTCTTCTACCACTTTCACCAGAAGCATTCCCTCTTATCCATCTTCCAAATCTGAAGCTGATTACGGGAGGGGAAGCTCCTACTTTGGGGCTCATGTCTTCAGTTTTGCTGAACTTGAAGAAGCGACGAATAATTTTGATCCATCTAAAGAGCTTGGGGATGGTGGTTTTGGTGTCGTGTACTACG GCAAGCTCCATGATGGTCGCGTGGTTGCAGTCAAGCGCTTGTATGAGAACAATTTCAAGCGTGTGGAGCAGTTCATGAATGAAGTAGAGATTTTAACTCAGCTACGCCACAAGAACCTAGTGACGTTGTATGGGTGTACATCTAAACGAAGCCGAGATTTACTCCTAGTTTATGAGTATATACCAAATGGGACAGTGGCAGATCATCTACATGGTAAACGGGCCAAATCTGGCTTACTCTCTTGGCCTGTCCGAATGAACATAGCCATTGAGACTGCTGAAGCCCTGGCTTATCTCCACTCCTCAATTATAATACACCGTGACGTCAAAACCAACAACATTCTGTTAGACAACGATTTCCATGTGAAAGTTGCTGATTTTGGGCTATCAAGACTGTTCCCAAATAATGTCACACATGTCTCTACTGCTCCACAGGGTACACCAGGCTACGTTGATCCTGAATACTACCAATGTTACCAGCTCACTGAAAAGAGTGATGTCTATAGTTTTGGGGTGGTGTTGGTAGAGCTGATCTCATCATTAGAAGCTGTGGATACCAACAGGCACCGCCATGATATTAATTTGTCTAATATGGCTGTCAACAAGATCCAAGGTCATTCAATTCATGAATTAGTTGATCCAACTCTTGGATTCTCAACAAACAGCTCCGTGAGGAGGATGACTACATTAGTCGCAGAGTTAGCTTTCCGATGTCTGCAACAAGAGAGAGATCTGAGACCTTCAATGCAAGAAGTGCTGGAGACATTGAGAGGCATCCAGAATGGAGAGTCGAAAGCACACAATGCTGAGGTACTGGATATTGTGGTAGATGATGCTGGGCTCCTAAAGGACTCCCTTTCTTCTCCGGATTCAGTTGCCGCTGACAAATGA